One window from the genome of Nicotiana sylvestris chromosome 9, ASM39365v2, whole genome shotgun sequence encodes:
- the LOC104223182 gene encoding uncharacterized protein — translation MAVINNHFSCIFLLLTFISSLQIHARESQFFNKISSNYNAEKKTQVVIPNKEREPNFLPTNENNGYGLYGHESGQLPPSTTTTNDVEKPYKEINPTTTLTNNIHNSKYLPKKYNHVAYVTVLKNDDNNNNNDEEYKNTGSINNKFYTGSSTNNKNYNEEYYIGGSTNNNKEYYNGGNSNNMNNNNNEEYYNRDSISNNNNDNDEEYKNSGNTNNKKQYYNGGNTKNNNNEGYFNGGSTNNNNEGYFIGGSTKNNNNNYYNDNEEYHNGGSTYNNNKEYYNGVSTNNNNEGYFNGGSTKSNYNNYYHNNNEEYHNGDNTYYNNNNNKEGYFDSGITKNNNYYYKENEEYHNGDSTYYNNNNNNKEYYNDDSTNNNNNNNKGYFNGGSTKNNFNNYYHNNNEEYHNGDNTYYNNNNNNKEGYFNGGSTKNNYYNENEEYHNVDNTYYNNNNNKEYYNGGSTNNNNKGYFNGGSTKNNYNNYYYNDNEEYHNGGSTYYNNNNNKKYYNGGSTNNNNEGYFNGGSAYNNYYHNDNEEYHNGESTYYNNNNKQGYFNGDNTKNNNNNYYYNENEEYHNGVNIYYNTNNKEYYNGGSINNNNNNKEYYNGGSTNNNNNNEGYFNSGSTNNNNNNEEYHNGGNTYYYNNNEEYHNGGNASNNNNNNNKEYYNGGST, via the coding sequence atgGCTGTCATTAACAATCACTTCTCCTGCATCTTCCTTCTTCTTACCTTTATTTCTTCATTGCAAATTCATGCAAGAGAAAGCCAATTCTTTAATAAAATCTCCAGCAACTACAATGCTGAAAAAAAGACACAAGTAGTTATTCCCAACAAAGAACGAGAACCAAACTTCTTGCCTACAAATGAAAATAACGGCTATGGCCTATATGGTCATGAGTCTGGTCAACTTCCACCTTCAACCACCACTACTAATGATGTAGAAAAACCCTACAAAGAAATCAACCCCACCACCACCTTAACTAATAATATTCACAATAGCAAATACCTTCCCAAGAAGTACAACCATGTGGCCTATGTTACTGTCTTAAAGAAcgatgacaacaacaacaataacgatGAAGAGTACAAGAATACTGGTAGTATTAATAACAAGTTCTACACTGGTAGCAGTACTAACAACAAAAACTACAACGAGGAGTATTATATTGGTGGTAGTACTAACAACAATAAGGAGTACTACAATGGTGGTAACAGTAACAacatgaacaacaacaacaatgaggAGTACTATAATAGAGATAGtattagcaacaacaacaacgacaatgATGAGGAGTACAAGAACAGTGGCAATACTAACAACAAAAAACAATACTATAATGGTGGAAATACTAAAAATAACAACAACGAGGGGTACTTCAATGGTGGCAGTACTAACAATAACAACGAGGGGTACTTTATTGGTGGTAGTactaaaaataacaataacaactaCTATAACGACAACGAGGAGTATCACAATGGGGGTAGCACTTACAACAACAATAAGGAGTACTACAACGGTGTCAGTACTAACAACAACAATGAGGGGTACTTCAATGGTGGCAGTACTAAAAGTAACTACAACAACTACTACCACAACAACAACGAAGAGTATCACAATGGGGATAACACTtactacaacaacaataacaacaaagaGGGGTACTTCGATAGTGGCATTACTAAaaacaacaactactactacaAGGAAAATGAGGAGTATCATAATGGAGATAGCacttactacaacaacaacaacaacaacaaggagTATTACAATGATGACAgtactaacaacaacaacaacaacaacaagggatACTTTAATGGTGGCAGTACTAAAAATAACTTCAACAACTACTACCACAATAACAATGAGGAGTATCACAATGGGGATAACacttactacaacaacaacaacaacaacaaagagGGGTACTTCAATGGTGGCAGTACTAAAAACAACTACTACAACGAAAATGAGGAGTATCATAATGTGGATAACacttactacaacaacaacaacaacaaggagTACTACAATGGTGGCAgtactaacaacaacaacaaggggTACTTCAATGGTGGCAGTACTAAAAATAACTACAACAACTATTACTACAACGACAACGAGGAGTATCACAATGGGGGTAGCacttactacaacaacaacaataacaagaaaTACTACAATGGTGGTAGTACTAATAACAACAATGAGGGGTACTTCAACGGTGGCAGTGCTTACAACAACTACTATCACAACGACAATGAGGAGTATCACAATGGGGAAAGCacttactacaacaacaacaacaaacaggGGTACTTCAATGGTGACAATactaaaaacaacaacaacaactactactacaATGAAAATGAGGAGTATCATAATGGGGTTAACATTTACTACAACACTAACAATAAGGAGTACTACAATGGTGGTAGtattaacaacaacaataacaacaaggagtACTACAATGGTGGCAgtactaacaacaacaacaataacgagGGTTACTTTAATAGTGGCAGtactaacaataataataataatgaggaGTATCACAATGGGGGCAACACttactactacaacaacaacgAAGAGTACCACAATGGTGGCAATGCtagtaacaacaacaataacaacaacaaggaGTACTATAATGGTGGCAGTACTTAA